The following proteins come from a genomic window of Sphingobium cloacae:
- a CDS encoding thiamine phosphate synthase: MEHRHRKKLPIVWLMTDERVDEAVQLAAAARLPRGRGGIVFRHYRTGAEERRALFMRFRAIARRRRLLLMLGGSAGQAADWGADGWHGGDRRRGQGRMLHSVAAHDAREVVAAGKRKADFLFLSPLFPTRSHPGTRALGKARFAMLARQAGMPVMALGGVRARDRRLLRGLGAAGWGAIDGLLG; encoded by the coding sequence ATGGAGCATCGCCACCGCAAAAAGCTGCCGATTGTCTGGTTGATGACGGATGAGCGCGTGGACGAGGCAGTCCAGCTTGCCGCCGCCGCGCGATTGCCCAGGGGGCGGGGGGGCATCGTTTTCCGCCATTATCGCACGGGCGCGGAGGAGCGGCGGGCGTTGTTCATGCGGTTCCGGGCGATTGCGCGGCGGCGGCGGTTGCTGCTGATGCTGGGCGGGAGCGCGGGGCAGGCCGCGGACTGGGGCGCGGATGGCTGGCATGGCGGGGACCGTCGGCGCGGGCAGGGGAGGATGCTTCATAGCGTGGCCGCGCATGACGCGCGGGAGGTCGTGGCGGCGGGGAAAAGGAAGGCCGATTTCCTCTTCCTCTCACCCCTGTTTCCGACGCGCTCCCATCCGGGCACGCGGGCGCTGGGCAAGGCGCGGTTCGCGATGCTGGCGCGGCAGGCCGGGATGCCGGTGATGGCGCTGGGCGGAGTGCGGGCGCGGGACCGGCGCTTGCTGCGCGGGCTGGGCGCGGCGGGGTGGGGGGCGATCGACGGGTTGCTGGGTTAG
- a CDS encoding acyl-CoA thioesterase, whose amino-acid sequence MTTDNKGEVILRVVPRITDINSNGHIFGGWVLSQMDVAGGIVAGRIAQGPVATVAIESMKFISPILLGDIISLYAYEERRGRTSVGIRVNVTATRGRSERKIDVTSGLFTFVALDDHHRPRPLPA is encoded by the coding sequence TTGACGACTGACAACAAAGGCGAGGTGATCCTGCGGGTCGTCCCGCGCATCACGGACATCAACAGCAACGGCCATATCTTCGGCGGATGGGTGCTGAGCCAGATGGACGTGGCGGGCGGCATCGTCGCGGGCCGGATCGCGCAGGGCCCGGTGGCGACCGTCGCGATCGAAAGCATGAAGTTCATCTCTCCCATCCTGCTGGGCGATATCATCTCGCTCTACGCCTATGAGGAACGGCGCGGCCGCACGTCGGTCGGCATCCGCGTCAATGTGACGGCCACGCGGGGCCGGAGCGAGCGGAAGATCGACGTCACCAGCGGCCTGTTCACCTTCGTGGCGCTGGACGACCATCACCGGCCGCGCCCCTTGCCCGCCTGA
- a CDS encoding COG3650 family protein, whose product MRVGLPLLAALALAGCGGEDRVPANEAGAGGAAVNGALIADRRETMNEMAKEKGFENPAPAVPRGTSAVSDPDPRPEPREVSEYRAIGTEPFWAVRVRGSVATLERPDKPPARFAVARADDRRTVRYLGEEFSMTVSEGPCSDGMSDSIWSDRVQIAFGEGTLKGCGGERDDGGMGPP is encoded by the coding sequence ATGAGGGTTGGGTTGCCCTTGCTGGCGGCGCTCGCTTTGGCGGGATGCGGCGGGGAGGATCGCGTTCCGGCGAACGAGGCGGGAGCGGGAGGCGCGGCGGTGAATGGGGCGTTGATCGCCGATCGTCGCGAAACCATGAACGAGATGGCGAAGGAAAAGGGATTTGAAAATCCCGCGCCGGCGGTTCCACGTGGAACGTCGGCCGTTTCCGATCCTGACCCCAGGCCGGAGCCGAGGGAGGTATCGGAATACCGGGCCATCGGGACGGAGCCTTTCTGGGCGGTGCGGGTGCGGGGGTCGGTGGCGACATTGGAGCGGCCGGACAAGCCCCCGGCCCGTTTTGCGGTGGCGCGGGCGGATGACCGGCGGACGGTGCGCTATCTGGGCGAGGAGTTCTCCATGACCGTCAGCGAGGGGCCTTGCAGCGACGGGATGAGCGATTCCATCTGGTCCGACCGGGTGCAGATCGCCTTCGGAGAAGGGACGCTGAAAGGATGCGGCGGCGAGCGGGACGACGGGGGCATGGGGCCGCCCTGA
- a CDS encoding CBS domain-containing protein, whose product MTVAVILQHKGHDVVHVSPGENVLSVVKLIAERRIGCVPVVDGGKVVGIFSERDLLYHVAREGAAALDRPVGEVMTAPAITIDPDTPIMHGLSLMTKRRIRHLPIVADGALVGLVSIGDLVKHRIDRIESEAAALRNYIQTA is encoded by the coding sequence ATGACGGTCGCGGTGATTTTGCAACATAAGGGCCATGACGTCGTTCATGTGTCCCCCGGCGAAAACGTCCTTTCGGTGGTGAAGCTGATCGCCGAGCGCCGGATCGGCTGCGTCCCGGTGGTCGATGGGGGGAAGGTCGTGGGCATCTTTTCCGAACGCGACCTGCTCTATCATGTCGCGCGGGAGGGCGCGGCCGCCCTCGATCGCCCGGTGGGAGAGGTGATGACCGCGCCCGCCATCACCATCGATCCCGATACGCCGATCATGCACGGCCTGTCCCTGATGACCAAGCGCCGAATCCGCCACCTGCCCATCGTGGCGGACGGCGCGCTGGTGGGGCTGGTGTCGATCGGCGACCTCGTCAAGCATCGGATCGACCGGATCGAATCGGAAGCCGCCGCGCTGCGCAACTATATCCAGACGGCCTGA
- a CDS encoding SDR family oxidoreductase, whose product MNRIDGKVAIVTGASSGIGKAAAMLFAANGASVVLVARRREALERLAGEIEGRGGRAVAIAGDVAGESTHRDAVAAAQSAFGGLDIAFNNAGLVGAMRPLAEIEPHEWAEVLAVNLTAAFLGARAQIPAMRERGGGALLFTGSFVGNSVGLPGMSAYAAAKAGLMGLVRGIAADYGAAGIRANALLPGGTATGMAGDAAQREWAAGLHAMKRIAEPEEIAQAALFLVSGMASFVTGSALWADGGNAAVKL is encoded by the coding sequence ATGAACAGGATAGACGGCAAGGTCGCCATCGTCACCGGCGCGAGTTCGGGCATCGGGAAAGCGGCCGCCATGCTCTTCGCCGCCAACGGGGCGTCGGTGGTGCTGGTCGCTCGCCGCCGGGAGGCGTTGGAACGGCTGGCGGGCGAGATCGAGGGGCGGGGCGGGCGAGCCGTCGCGATCGCCGGAGACGTGGCCGGGGAGAGCACGCATCGGGACGCGGTGGCCGCCGCGCAATCGGCCTTTGGCGGATTGGACATCGCCTTCAACAATGCGGGGCTGGTCGGCGCGATGAGACCGCTGGCCGAGATCGAGCCGCACGAGTGGGCGGAGGTGCTGGCGGTGAACCTGACCGCCGCCTTTCTGGGAGCGCGCGCGCAGATTCCCGCGATGCGGGAGCGGGGCGGCGGCGCGCTGCTGTTCACGGGCAGCTTTGTCGGGAACAGCGTGGGATTGCCGGGCATGAGCGCCTATGCGGCGGCGAAGGCGGGCCTGATGGGGTTGGTGCGCGGCATCGCCGCCGATTATGGCGCCGCCGGCATCCGCGCCAATGCCCTTTTGCCGGGAGGAACCGCGACCGGAATGGCCGGCGATGCGGCCCAGCGCGAATGGGCCGCCGGCCTGCACGCCATGAAGCGAATCGCCGAGCCGGAGGAAATCGCGCAGGCCGCGCTGTTTCTGGTCAGCGGCATGGCGAGCTTCGTCACCGGGTCGGCGCTGTGGGCGGACGGAGGCAATGCCGCCGTGAAGCTGTGA
- a CDS encoding WD40 repeat domain-containing protein: protein MRDFFVFDSINGLAIVRTGPKPSTTRFQGRITGPLGKPPFDWLRTSSAVLGVRQNTAKPSGFALGPLQPYLFPVNGPARQLPKLANAAGPLDELYWMGESGIAIAAFGTKGFLYKPEHDDPHPTLAFVDALNGKVLQAAAIASIPDLPTKSRVGAISHSMNAKGIITALIAFQSNRWVVWTQGKAPRILQLGTKYVHQFTVTPNGRDVLVMKNLSASGATCELNPNCPPPTPQTGPIAELRSLSTGNIIWSLRGTAREFSGSDVPAISPDGRYALISMPREKHRSTTALISMASGKIIQQIPRPSTSGCTVGFSRDGRKAWISGETTVYIFDIAK from the coding sequence TTGCGTGATTTCTTTGTTTTTGACTCAATAAATGGTCTTGCAATCGTGCGTACTGGCCCCAAGCCTTCAACGACGCGCTTTCAGGGGCGCATAACTGGCCCATTAGGCAAGCCGCCTTTTGACTGGCTGAGGACTTCATCGGCGGTGCTGGGAGTAAGGCAGAATACAGCAAAGCCCAGCGGTTTCGCTCTTGGCCCTCTTCAGCCCTATCTTTTCCCCGTCAATGGACCGGCTCGCCAGTTACCCAAGCTTGCAAATGCCGCTGGTCCCCTCGACGAGCTATATTGGATGGGCGAATCTGGCATCGCCATTGCGGCCTTTGGCACGAAAGGCTTTCTGTATAAGCCTGAACATGACGATCCTCATCCCACTCTCGCCTTTGTCGATGCTTTGAACGGTAAAGTTTTGCAGGCTGCAGCTATCGCATCCATTCCCGACCTTCCGACGAAATCAAGAGTAGGCGCGATATCGCACAGCATGAATGCGAAGGGCATCATCACTGCGTTAATTGCCTTTCAATCTAATCGATGGGTCGTATGGACGCAGGGCAAAGCGCCACGGATCCTACAACTCGGAACGAAATATGTTCACCAATTCACGGTGACTCCCAACGGTCGCGACGTCCTCGTGATGAAAAATTTGAGCGCCTCCGGAGCCACCTGTGAACTAAATCCGAATTGCCCACCTCCGACACCACAAACCGGGCCAATAGCGGAGCTTCGATCGCTATCCACCGGCAATATTATTTGGTCGCTAAGGGGGACCGCCAGGGAGTTTTCCGGTAGCGACGTTCCAGCGATCAGCCCTGATGGTCGATATGCATTGATATCAATGCCTCGCGAAAAGCATCGATCGACCACCGCACTCATATCGATGGCCTCAGGAAAGATCATTCAGCAGATACCTCGTCCTTCGACAAGCGGATGCACGGTCGGCTTCTCCCGCGATGGTCGAAAGGCTTGGATTAGCGGCGAGACCACAGTCTATATTTTCGATATCGCAAAATGA
- a CDS encoding DUF4139 domain-containing protein, whose amino-acid sequence MHAIRLFSSLLFALPVAAFAQGAASDPTGASAQGDVSVTIYNDDLALVQDVRQIAIPAGIHRIEFPDVSAQIRPETVSFAADGASIVEQNFDFDLLSPAKLMEKAVGKTVTIVRTNPATGAEVREQAKVLSVHGGTVLQIGSRIEVLRDDGLPVRVIFDRVPANLRARPTLSVTVDSARGGTRPAAIRYLTPGIGWSADYVALFDAKVGRIDVQGWVTLTNNSGTAYDNARTLLVAGSVNQSRSSPRYRPARPTPIRAAGTETADREQLGDFYLYPLAARTTIAERQTKQVSFLDVQGVPAKAGYAYDNGWLGSSNEPQSARSVVSFSTSRSGGLGDALPAGTVRFYMKDAAGAPQFIGENQVGHTPMGSELALATGDAFDVKVKPVVEQRERLSSNKWRSHMRYDLSNAKAEPVTVDLTQSGLDFYQDDTRIVSESQPSRRVDSNAARWTVTVPANGTATVTAIFETRY is encoded by the coding sequence ATGCATGCTATCCGACTGTTTTCGAGCCTGTTGTTCGCCTTGCCCGTCGCGGCCTTCGCGCAGGGGGCGGCTTCCGATCCGACGGGGGCTTCGGCGCAGGGGGATGTGTCGGTCACCATCTATAATGACGATCTCGCGCTGGTGCAGGATGTGCGGCAGATCGCCATTCCGGCGGGCATCCACCGGATCGAGTTTCCCGACGTGTCCGCGCAGATCAGGCCGGAAACGGTGTCCTTCGCGGCGGACGGCGCGTCCATCGTCGAGCAGAATTTCGATTTCGACCTGCTGTCCCCGGCCAAGCTGATGGAAAAGGCGGTAGGCAAGACCGTCACCATCGTCCGCACCAATCCCGCGACCGGCGCGGAAGTGCGCGAGCAGGCCAAGGTGCTGAGCGTCCATGGCGGCACGGTGCTCCAGATCGGCAGCCGGATCGAGGTGCTGCGCGACGATGGCTTGCCGGTGCGGGTGATCTTCGACCGGGTGCCCGCCAATCTGCGGGCGCGGCCCACCTTGTCGGTGACAGTCGACAGCGCGCGGGGCGGGACGCGGCCCGCCGCCATCCGCTATCTGACGCCGGGCATCGGCTGGAGCGCGGATTATGTCGCGCTGTTCGATGCGAAGGTGGGGCGGATCGACGTGCAGGGCTGGGTCACGCTGACCAACAATTCGGGCACGGCCTATGACAATGCGCGGACCTTGCTGGTCGCGGGGAGCGTCAACCAGAGCCGGTCCTCGCCGCGCTATCGCCCGGCGCGCCCGACCCCCATCCGCGCTGCGGGCACGGAGACGGCGGACCGCGAGCAGCTGGGCGACTTCTATCTCTATCCGCTGGCCGCCCGCACCACCATCGCGGAGCGGCAGACCAAGCAGGTGAGCTTCCTGGACGTGCAGGGCGTTCCGGCGAAGGCGGGCTATGCCTATGACAATGGGTGGCTGGGCAGTTCCAATGAGCCGCAGAGCGCGCGCAGCGTCGTCAGCTTCTCGACCTCGCGCAGCGGCGGGCTGGGCGATGCGCTGCCCGCCGGGACGGTGCGCTTCTATATGAAGGACGCGGCGGGCGCGCCGCAGTTCATCGGCGAGAATCAGGTCGGCCATACGCCGATGGGGAGCGAACTGGCGCTGGCGACCGGCGACGCCTTCGACGTGAAGGTGAAGCCGGTGGTGGAACAGCGCGAGCGGCTGTCGTCGAACAAATGGCGGTCGCACATGCGCTATGACCTCAGCAATGCGAAGGCGGAGCCGGTGACGGTGGACCTCACCCAGTCGGGCCTCGACTTTTATCAGGACGACACGCGGATCGTCAGCGAGAGCCAGCCGTCCCGCCGGGTGGACAGCAATGCGGCGCGCTGGACGGTGACGGTCCCGGCCAACGGCACCGCGACCGTCACGGCGATCTTCGAAACCCGCTATTGA
- a CDS encoding helix-turn-helix domain-containing protein — translation MGAAIGLRDDFDAAGLRRLARTTKSANQGRRLLALAEIYDGRSRSDAARIGGVTLQIVRDWVVRFNARGPDGLFDGKAPGKPSLLNEAQRQALAEIVESGPIPAIHGVVRWRLIDLARWLHDEFGVSLTETTVGRELKKLGYVKLTARPRRQYRCGRSRSDSV, via the coding sequence ATGGGTGCAGCGATTGGATTGCGGGACGACTTTGACGCGGCGGGCTTGAGGCGACTGGCGCGGACGACGAAGAGCGCAAATCAGGGGCGCCGGCTCCTGGCTTTGGCGGAAATATATGATGGCAGGAGCCGCAGCGATGCGGCGCGGATCGGCGGAGTGACGCTGCAGATCGTGCGGGACTGGGTCGTGCGGTTCAATGCCCGAGGTCCAGATGGGCTCTTCGACGGCAAGGCGCCGGGTAAACCCTCCTTGTTGAATGAAGCCCAGCGCCAGGCTCTTGCGGAGATTGTTGAGAGCGGCCCGATCCCGGCGATCCATGGGGTTGTGCGCTGGCGGCTGATTGATCTGGCGCGTTGGCTTCATGACGAATTTGGGGTGTCTCTGACGGAAACGACCGTAGGGCGAGAGTTGAAAAAGCTGGGCTATGTCAAATTGACGGCACGCCCACGTCGGCAATATCGATGTGGAAGAAGCCGATCGGATAGCGTTTGA
- a CDS encoding YggS family pyridoxal phosphate-dependent enzyme yields MTTAITEAAGRLAAISSAMDRAARLTGRKGGDISLIAVSKMQEAEAIRPLIEAGQRVFGENRVQEAQAKWPALRGEYPGIALHLVGQLQSNKAAEAVALFDAIHSLDRPSLLAALAKAMDAAGRRVPCYIQVNIGAEEQKGGCAIADTPALIAAARQADIPLLGLMCVPPAQGEPAPYFALLARMAREEGLERLSMGMSGDFETAIMLGATDIRVGTALFGERPAA; encoded by the coding sequence ATGACGACCGCCATCACAGAAGCCGCCGGCCGCCTCGCCGCCATTTCCAGCGCCATGGACCGCGCCGCCCGCCTGACGGGCCGCAAGGGCGGCGACATCAGCCTGATCGCCGTCTCGAAAATGCAGGAGGCCGAAGCCATCCGCCCCCTGATCGAAGCGGGCCAGCGCGTCTTCGGCGAAAACCGCGTGCAGGAAGCGCAGGCCAAATGGCCCGCCCTGCGCGGGGAATATCCCGGCATCGCCCTGCACCTGGTCGGCCAGCTTCAATCCAACAAGGCGGCGGAGGCGGTGGCCCTGTTCGACGCGATCCACTCGCTCGACCGCCCCTCGCTACTGGCCGCGCTGGCGAAGGCGATGGACGCCGCAGGCCGCCGCGTCCCCTGCTACATCCAGGTCAATATCGGGGCGGAAGAGCAGAAAGGCGGCTGCGCCATCGCCGACACCCCCGCGCTGATCGCGGCGGCGCGGCAGGCGGACATTCCCCTTCTCGGCCTGATGTGCGTCCCCCCCGCGCAGGGAGAGCCCGCCCCCTATTTCGCCCTGCTCGCCAGGATGGCGCGGGAGGAAGGGCTGGAGCGGCTCTCCATGGGCATGTCCGGCGATTTCGAGACCGCGATCATGCTGGGCGCGACCGATATCCGCGTGGGAACGGCCCTGTTCGGAGAGCGCCCGGCGGCCTGA
- a CDS encoding DUF4139 domain-containing protein has translation MRRWLLLLLAALPAPVGAQAVVTSAAPESVSVTVYRDPERGEGAIDAQFPEGFALVSEKRRITLPAGESTIRFEGVADGMIAVSAVVTGLPGGVVQKNRDAKLLSPAALVDGTLGRAVHLRRTDPATGKVTEQDAIIRSASSQALVLETAQGVEGLRCSGLPETLSYDSLPADLSIRPTLSVTTQSPAAGEAEVTLTYLSTGFDWAAHYVARIGADGRTMDLFAWLTVANGNGTGFAQAGLLAVAGRLNRTSDHDSLEEDAPSPFLALRCWRFAGYDAAYGGAPPPAPPPPPMLAAPAMMMERATDIVLTSRRIARQEDLGDLKLYRVPMTVDINARAQKQVALLRQNGIAFESYHAADLVAGDAFDEPRALRRMIRFENKEAAGAGVPLPSGGITLFAPRGSESLLLADGRMRDHAKGETVRIEAGESAQQAMVQEQRDDKRNRGMRLTLTNADSRPAAAEIEIADSDGARLVSPSRRIVRRDGLWLWKAVIPAHGAVSLDYRIRE, from the coding sequence ATGCGGCGCTGGCTCCTTTTGCTGCTTGCCGCCCTGCCCGCGCCGGTGGGCGCGCAGGCGGTCGTCACCTCGGCCGCACCCGAATCGGTGTCGGTGACGGTCTATCGCGATCCCGAACGGGGCGAGGGCGCCATCGACGCGCAGTTTCCCGAAGGGTTCGCGCTGGTCAGCGAGAAAAGGCGAATCACGCTTCCGGCAGGCGAATCGACCATCCGGTTCGAGGGCGTGGCGGACGGCATGATCGCGGTCAGCGCCGTGGTGACGGGCCTGCCGGGCGGGGTCGTGCAGAAGAATCGCGACGCGAAGCTGCTGTCGCCCGCCGCCCTGGTGGACGGGACGCTGGGCCGGGCGGTGCATCTGCGCCGCACCGATCCGGCGACGGGCAAGGTGACGGAACAGGACGCGATCATCCGATCCGCCTCCAGCCAGGCGCTGGTGCTGGAAACGGCGCAGGGGGTGGAGGGGCTGCGCTGTTCCGGCCTGCCGGAAACGCTGAGCTATGATTCGCTGCCGGCGGACCTGTCGATCCGTCCCACGCTGTCGGTGACGACGCAAAGCCCGGCGGCGGGCGAGGCGGAGGTGACGCTGACCTATCTTTCGACCGGATTCGACTGGGCGGCCCATTATGTGGCGCGAATCGGGGCGGACGGGCGGACGATGGACCTGTTCGCCTGGCTCACGGTCGCCAACGGCAACGGGACGGGCTTTGCGCAGGCCGGCCTGCTGGCGGTGGCGGGGCGGCTCAACCGGACCTCGGATCATGATTCGCTGGAGGAGGATGCGCCATCGCCCTTCCTGGCGCTGCGGTGCTGGCGCTTCGCCGGTTATGACGCGGCCTATGGTGGCGCGCCGCCGCCGGCCCCTCCGCCGCCGCCGATGCTCGCGGCTCCGGCCATGATGATGGAGCGGGCGACCGACATCGTCCTGACGTCGCGGCGGATCGCCCGGCAGGAGGATCTGGGCGACCTCAAGCTCTATCGCGTGCCGATGACGGTCGACATCAACGCCAGGGCGCAAAAGCAGGTGGCGTTGCTGCGGCAGAACGGCATCGCCTTCGAATCATACCATGCCGCCGATCTGGTGGCCGGGGATGCGTTTGACGAGCCGCGCGCCTTGCGGCGCATGATCCGGTTCGAGAACAAGGAGGCCGCGGGCGCGGGGGTGCCGCTTCCGTCCGGGGGCATCACCCTTTTCGCGCCGCGCGGGAGTGAATCGCTGCTGCTCGCCGACGGACGGATGCGCGACCATGCGAAGGGCGAGACCGTGCGCATCGAGGCGGGCGAAAGCGCGCAGCAGGCGATGGTGCAGGAACAGCGGGACGACAAGCGGAACAGGGGGATGCGCCTGACGCTGACCAATGCGGACTCCCGGCCCGCCGCGGCGGAGATCGAGATCGCGGACAGCGACGGAGCCCGGCTGGTTTCGCCGTCGCGCCGTATCGTGCGGCGTGACGGGCTGTGGCTGTGGAAAGCGGTCATTCCCGCCCATGGCGCGGTGTCGCTGGACTACAGGATTCGCGAATAG
- the yczR gene encoding MocR-like transcription factor YczR has translation MLRLLGAWRAEDSPEPAYRQLAQALRMLVLDGRIGLDVRLPGERELAAALGLSRTTVAAAFDRLRDEGYLQSRQGSGSVTRLPAGRIESGQPEIDLGSGGNLLNWTHAALPAAPGVGRAVQAAAEMLPAFLGDLGYDPLGLPPLRRAIAADFERRGCPTSPDQIIVTNGAQQGFALLVQWLAGPGDRAVIDHPTYHNAVQALQRAHVVPVPVGLPAQGWDIDAMEAAFRQTAPRFAYVIADFHNPTGRSMDPATRRALVQAAAATHTPLIIDETMVAMGLDFAPPPPVAVHDPSGRQVITMGSASKIYWGGLRVGWIRADPQTIAALGRLRTTMDMASPVVEQLAVAHLLDEGEGLGARADMLRERRDRLLMLLEAHLPHWRIESPAGGLSLWAEMPRAEATALAALAESHGVRIAAGPRFGVGGAFERFLRLPFTLSEEQLALGVERLAQADARLHARMPAGRDAAALALEADRLI, from the coding sequence TTGCTCCGCTTGCTGGGGGCCTGGCGGGCGGAGGATAGTCCGGAGCCGGCCTATCGGCAGTTGGCGCAGGCCTTGCGGATGCTGGTGCTGGACGGACGGATCGGGCTGGACGTGCGCTTGCCGGGGGAGCGGGAGCTGGCGGCGGCGCTGGGATTGAGCCGCACGACGGTGGCCGCCGCGTTCGACCGGCTGCGGGACGAGGGCTATCTGCAAAGCCGTCAGGGATCGGGCAGCGTGACGCGCCTGCCCGCCGGGCGGATCGAATCGGGCCAGCCGGAGATCGATCTGGGCAGCGGCGGCAATCTGCTCAACTGGACCCATGCGGCGCTGCCCGCCGCGCCGGGGGTGGGGCGCGCGGTGCAGGCGGCGGCGGAGATGCTGCCCGCCTTTCTGGGCGATCTGGGTTACGATCCTCTGGGGCTGCCGCCGCTGCGGCGCGCCATCGCGGCGGATTTCGAGCGGCGGGGATGCCCCACCAGCCCGGACCAGATCATCGTCACCAACGGCGCGCAGCAGGGCTTTGCATTGCTGGTGCAGTGGCTGGCGGGGCCGGGCGACCGGGCGGTGATCGATCATCCCACCTATCATAACGCGGTGCAGGCGTTGCAGCGCGCCCATGTCGTGCCGGTGCCGGTCGGCCTGCCCGCGCAGGGGTGGGACATCGACGCGATGGAGGCGGCTTTCCGCCAGACCGCGCCGCGCTTCGCCTATGTGATCGCGGATTTCCACAACCCCACCGGGCGCAGCATGGACCCGGCGACGCGGCGGGCGCTGGTGCAGGCCGCCGCCGCCACGCACACGCCGCTCATCATCGACGAGACGATGGTGGCGATGGGGCTGGACTTCGCGCCGCCGCCGCCGGTCGCGGTGCACGATCCTTCGGGGCGGCAGGTCATCACCATGGGATCGGCGAGCAAGATCTACTGGGGCGGGCTGCGGGTCGGCTGGATCCGCGCCGATCCGCAGACCATCGCGGCGCTGGGGCGGCTGCGCACGACCATGGACATGGCGAGCCCGGTGGTCGAGCAGCTCGCGGTCGCGCATCTGCTGGACGAAGGGGAGGGGCTGGGGGCGCGGGCCGACATGCTGCGGGAGCGGCGCGACCGGCTGCTGATGCTGCTGGAGGCGCATTTGCCGCACTGGCGGATCGAATCGCCGGCGGGCGGGCTTTCCTTATGGGCGGAGATGCCGCGCGCGGAGGCCACGGCGCTGGCGGCGCTGGCGGAAAGCCATGGCGTGCGGATCGCGGCGGGGCCGCGCTTTGGCGTGGGCGGCGCGTTCGAGCGGTTCCTGCGCCTGCCCTTCACCCTGTCGGAAGAGCAACTGGCGCTGGGCGTCGAGAGGCTGGCGCAGGCCGATGCGCGGCTCCATGCGCGGATGCCCGCGGGGCGCGATGCGGCGGCGCTGGCGCTGGAGGCGGATCGGTTGATTTGA